In one window of Laspinema palackyanum D2c DNA:
- a CDS encoding heavy-metal-associated domain-containing protein — MSLKLNVPSMVCESCAEKITGAIKTVDSDAQVDIDLKNKTVTLDSAASESSFKQAITAVGFEVKED, encoded by the coding sequence ATGTCACTCAAACTAAATGTTCCATCAATGGTCTGTGAAAGCTGTGCTGAAAAGATAACAGGCGCGATTAAAACGGTTGATTCTGATGCTCAAGTGGATATTGATTTAAAAAACAAAACGGTCACGTTAGATTCTGCCGCTTCCGAATCCTCCTTCAAACAAGCCATTACAGCAGTCGGCT
- a CDS encoding PD-(D/E)XK nuclease family protein, translating to MPSKVQKMSALLGKFRTLGQSKREKTQAQMSEFLSSFSDIHQKSRQRQVANFNLFSLLQLSKNETTQTTVLGWLLDAEGSHGQGPLFLEQLVKLCGDCIPSEHFSQPYRLLSSAIAPQLRLDLILYRPGEFLVAIDNNILDREGIHQADLEIIEMRRLGSAQRIPKERQIAIFLTPEGREPLSGDPSHWHSLSYPQLAAAFSQVVPQLNDLKLKHILVDWIEVVSRV from the coding sequence ATGCCATCTAAAGTCCAAAAAATGAGCGCCCTTCTGGGTAAATTTAGAACCCTAGGGCAGTCCAAACGAGAGAAAACCCAAGCTCAAATGTCGGAATTCTTGTCAAGTTTTTCCGACATCCATCAGAAATCCAGGCAGCGTCAGGTTGCTAATTTTAATCTATTTTCTCTCTTGCAACTGAGCAAAAACGAGACAACCCAAACCACCGTGTTAGGGTGGCTGTTAGATGCTGAGGGTAGTCATGGGCAAGGTCCACTGTTTTTAGAACAGCTTGTCAAACTTTGTGGTGACTGTATTCCTTCGGAGCATTTCAGCCAACCCTATCGCCTCCTTTCTTCAGCGATCGCACCCCAATTGCGCCTGGACCTGATTCTGTATCGACCCGGGGAATTTTTAGTGGCGATCGATAACAATATTTTGGACCGAGAAGGCATCCACCAAGCTGACCTAGAAATTATCGAGATGCGACGGTTAGGTTCAGCGCAACGCATCCCCAAAGAACGACAAATCGCCATCTTTTTAACCCCCGAAGGACGAGAACCCCTGAGTGGAGACCCATCCCATTGGCACTCGCTTTCCTATCCCCAACTCGCCGCAGCCTTTTCCCAAGTTGTACCGCAACTGAATGATCTAAAACTTAAACATATTTTGGTAGACTGGATCGAGGTGGTGTCAAGGGTATGA
- a CDS encoding NADAR family protein — protein MTLYFYSLRSEYGCFSNFSRHGFELDGVWWPTSEHYFQAQKFAGTPHAEQIRQVNSPRDAANMGRDRKRPLRPDWETVKDEIMRRAVLKKFQTHDDIREILLGTGEEELVENAPHDYYWGCGKDGSGQNKLGQILMEVRAILRQEPSI, from the coding sequence GTGACTCTATATTTTTATAGCCTCCGTAGTGAATACGGATGTTTCTCCAACTTTTCCCGGCATGGCTTTGAGTTAGATGGGGTATGGTGGCCGACGAGCGAACATTATTTTCAAGCTCAAAAATTTGCGGGAACTCCCCATGCCGAGCAGATCCGACAAGTTAACAGCCCTAGGGATGCCGCCAACATGGGACGCGATCGCAAACGTCCCCTACGTCCGGATTGGGAAACGGTCAAAGATGAAATCATGCGCCGTGCGGTCCTCAAAAAATTCCAGACTCATGACGACATTCGGGAGATTTTGCTCGGAACTGGAGAGGAGGAACTCGTAGAAAATGCCCCTCATGATTATTATTGGGGATGCGGTAAAGATGGCAGTGGTCAGAATAAATTGGGCCAGATTTTAATGGAGGTGCGAGCAATTCTGCGTCAGGAACCCTCAATTTAA
- the folK gene encoding 2-amino-4-hydroxy-6-hydroxymethyldihydropteridine diphosphokinase, whose amino-acid sequence MTSVICAIALGSNLGDSPRILASAIAHLDSTPGISVQQTSRWYQTAAIGPPQPDYLNGCALVQVQLTPDQLLARLLEIEQQFGRIRRERWGPRTLDLDLLFYDDAIVATPNLEIPHPRMRERAFVLLPLAEIAPDWVDPVSGEAIGQLLQRIDISGVQTLYN is encoded by the coding sequence ATGACATCAGTGATCTGTGCGATCGCACTGGGAAGCAATCTGGGTGACTCTCCCAGGATTTTGGCTTCAGCGATCGCTCATTTAGATTCGACCCCAGGGATATCAGTACAGCAGACCTCACGCTGGTATCAAACCGCAGCGATCGGCCCTCCGCAACCTGATTATCTCAATGGCTGTGCTTTAGTGCAAGTCCAACTCACCCCCGACCAGTTATTAGCGCGTTTATTAGAGATTGAACAGCAATTCGGACGGATACGCCGGGAACGGTGGGGACCTAGAACTCTGGACCTAGATTTACTCTTCTATGACGATGCAATTGTGGCAACGCCAAATTTGGAAATACCGCATCCTAGGATGAGAGAACGAGCATTTGTGCTACTGCCTTTAGCAGAAATCGCCCCGGACTGGGTGGATCCAGTATCCGGCGAGGCGATCGGGCAACTTCTGCAACGAATAGACATCAGCGGGGTACAAACCCTGTACAATTGA
- the dusA gene encoding tRNA dihydrouridine(20/20a) synthase DusA, whose product MNLINTQVFPSVQESELSHSEPGLPLSVAPMMDRTDRHYRYFMRLITQRTLLYTEMITTGAIIHGDRQKLLGFSPEEKPLSLQLGGDDPLELAECTRIAEDFGYDEINLNVGCPSSRVQNGNFGACLMAQPERVARGIEAMQRVTKLPVTVKHRIGIDDRDRYEDMTEFVRIISEAGCRRFTVHARKAWLSGLNPKENRTIPPLRYEDVYQLKREFPELWIEINGGITTMEQVREHLQQVDAVMIGRAAYDNPYLFASCDRDIFGEEIPPLSRHQVVEAMLPYIDHWLAQGSHLNQISRHILQLFTGQAGSRAWKRHISENAYLPGAGSDVIRAALAKVPE is encoded by the coding sequence ATGAATCTTATCAACACCCAGGTTTTTCCCTCAGTTCAGGAGTCCGAATTAAGCCATTCTGAACCCGGTTTGCCGTTGAGTGTGGCCCCGATGATGGATCGGACCGATCGCCATTATCGCTACTTTATGCGCCTGATTACCCAGCGCACCTTACTTTATACGGAAATGATTACCACAGGGGCGATTATTCATGGCGATCGTCAAAAATTGTTGGGATTTTCCCCAGAAGAAAAACCGCTGTCTCTGCAACTGGGAGGGGATGATCCCCTGGAACTGGCGGAATGTACCCGCATTGCTGAAGACTTCGGTTATGACGAGATTAATTTAAACGTAGGATGTCCCAGTAGTCGGGTTCAAAATGGGAATTTTGGCGCTTGTTTAATGGCTCAACCGGAACGAGTGGCGAGGGGAATAGAGGCAATGCAACGGGTGACAAAATTGCCGGTAACGGTGAAGCATCGCATCGGAATTGACGATCGCGATCGGTATGAAGATATGACAGAATTTGTCAGGATTATCTCCGAAGCGGGATGTCGTCGATTTACGGTACACGCTCGCAAAGCATGGCTTTCGGGGTTAAATCCCAAGGAAAACCGCACGATTCCTCCCCTGAGATATGAAGATGTTTATCAGTTAAAACGAGAGTTTCCTGAATTGTGGATTGAAATTAATGGCGGTATCACCACAATGGAACAAGTGCGGGAACATCTTCAACAGGTGGATGCGGTGATGATTGGTAGGGCTGCTTATGATAATCCTTATTTATTTGCAAGCTGCGATCGGGACATTTTTGGTGAAGAAATCCCGCCCCTTTCTCGGCATCAAGTCGTGGAAGCGATGTTGCCTTATATTGACCACTGGTTAGCTCAAGGTTCCCATTTGAATCAAATTAGCCGACATATCCTACAACTGTTCACGGGACAAGCGGGAAGTCGGGCATGGAAACGACATATTAGCGAAAACGCCTATCTTCCCGGCGCAGGATCGGATGTCATTCGTGCTGCCTTAGCCAAAGTCCCGGAATAG
- the glpK gene encoding glycerol kinase GlpK, producing MKQSNSNIVLGLDLGTTGNRAILFNHEGQLISQSYQELNQLYPQPGWVEHDPVAIWEDTYHCIQKVLQNRGISGSEIAAIGLTVQRETCLLWDKTTGEPLHPAIVWLDRRTAPLCRELTEKGHASEIQNRTGLVLDAYFSATKLAWLLQWVKDNRPDINPKNILAGTIDSWILWKLTGSKVHATDRSNASRTLLMNLETLNWDQTLLNLFGIPQEIMPEIRDSFGYFGETDPDILGFSVPIMAILGDQQAALFAHGCDRPGLVKCTYGTGCFLIAQTGQELVRSHHQLLSTVAWTDGNQVNYALEGAMFTTGRAVQWLRDGLNLIHSAGETEAIARSVPDTNGAYFVPALSGLGAPHWDMSARGAFLGLTAGVTRAHLVRAVLEAVAYQVKEVVDAINQDSDTPVQRLKVDGGACENDFLMQFQADVLNIPLERPTILDATAQGAAFAAGLAVGFWTDYHTLVQTRTLDRCFEPGEGKVTAAPHFAQWQKAVSRAKNWVD from the coding sequence ATGAAACAATCTAACTCAAATATAGTTTTAGGACTCGACCTCGGGACAACGGGCAATCGGGCGATTTTGTTTAATCACGAGGGTCAATTAATTTCCCAATCTTATCAAGAATTGAATCAATTATATCCTCAGCCCGGTTGGGTAGAACATGATCCAGTCGCCATCTGGGAGGATACCTACCATTGCATTCAAAAGGTCTTGCAAAACCGGGGAATTTCTGGCTCTGAAATTGCGGCGATCGGTCTCACCGTCCAGCGTGAAACCTGTTTGCTGTGGGATAAAACTACCGGAGAACCCTTGCATCCGGCCATTGTCTGGCTCGATCGCCGGACTGCACCCCTCTGTCGAGAGTTGACGGAAAAGGGTCATGCTTCTGAAATTCAAAATCGCACGGGATTAGTTTTAGATGCCTATTTTTCGGCCACTAAACTGGCCTGGTTATTACAATGGGTCAAGGACAATCGCCCCGATATTAATCCCAAAAATATTCTCGCTGGAACCATCGATAGTTGGATACTTTGGAAACTAACCGGGTCCAAGGTTCACGCCACCGATCGCAGCAATGCCAGTCGCACCCTGTTGATGAATTTGGAAACCTTAAATTGGGACCAAACTCTCTTAAATTTATTCGGAATTCCCCAGGAAATCATGCCAGAAATTCGCGACAGTTTCGGCTATTTTGGAGAAACGGATCCGGATATCCTGGGGTTTTCAGTCCCGATTATGGCGATTTTAGGAGATCAGCAGGCGGCATTATTCGCCCACGGATGCGATCGCCCGGGACTGGTAAAATGTACTTATGGGACCGGCTGTTTTTTAATTGCTCAAACGGGTCAGGAATTAGTCCGTTCCCATCATCAACTTCTTTCGACTGTGGCTTGGACTGATGGCAATCAGGTGAATTATGCCTTAGAAGGAGCAATGTTTACAACAGGACGTGCTGTGCAGTGGTTGCGAGATGGATTAAACTTGATTCATTCCGCAGGAGAAACCGAGGCGATCGCCCGTTCCGTTCCCGATACTAATGGGGCCTATTTCGTCCCCGCTTTGAGTGGACTCGGTGCACCCCATTGGGATATGAGTGCCAGGGGGGCATTTTTGGGGCTCACCGCTGGCGTAACCCGTGCCCATCTAGTTCGCGCTGTTTTAGAGGCAGTCGCCTATCAAGTCAAAGAAGTTGTTGATGCCATCAATCAAGATAGTGATACCCCCGTACAACGCTTAAAAGTCGATGGCGGCGCTTGCGAAAATGATTTTCTGATGCAATTTCAAGCGGATGTGCTGAACATTCCCCTGGAACGTCCTACAATTCTTGATGCTACCGCTCAAGGTGCCGCCTTTGCTGCCGGTTTAGCGGTGGGTTTCTGGACCGATTATCACACTCTGGTTCAAACTCGCACCCTGGATCGATGCTTTGAACCTGGAGAGGGAAAAGTTACCGCAGCACCTCATTTTGCTCAATGGCAAAAGGCGGTAAGTCGGGCTAAAAATTGGGTGGATTGA
- a CDS encoding ATP-binding protein: MLALLNKIREIIARWWSEFTLQTRLMAAATLVVSLIMSGLTFWAVNTIQQDARINDTRFGRDLGLLLAANVAPLIAEDNRTEVARFSHRFYSSTTSVRYMLYADKEGQIFLGIPFSESEVQNSLTLQRRIQLPEGFATTYDLPMVRQHRTPDGTVTDVFVPLAHEKEYLGVLAIGINPNPTVVTSSNLTRDVTIAVFISIWVMVILGAVFNALTITKPIKELLVGVKNIATGNFKQRIDLPLQGELGELICSFNEMAERLERYEEQNIEELTAEKAKLETLVSTIADGAVLLDTSLQVILVNPTARRIFGWEGKNLISQNILDLLPAAVSAELTQPLYEMAAGDSLRELSSSNDGDGDISGNGYASRESGEFRLTLSEPTKRTVRILLSTVLLHKAPGGDPLCKSCIYHHEDTCTAPERPYATECTLYHDDSVSSATAQYRESLKGIAMTVQDITREVKLNEAKSQFISNVSHELRTPLFNIKSFIETLHEYGEELTQEERQEFLETANRETDRLTRLVNDVLDLSRLESSRTYQFEAVEIAQPVEQTLRTYQLNAKDKNIDLIQEVDPELPAVVANYDLLLQVFANLVGNALKFTEPGGRIAIRAYLLETEEDNSWRSNPQCPLPNQQQKPNVPMVRIEVGDTGIGIAAEDQVAIFDRFFRVENRVHTLEGTGLGLSIVRNIMEKHHAQMHLVSEVGVGTTFWFDLAVYPEKKHRVEKTQDQAIAPALDEAPNSHPTPVS, encoded by the coding sequence TTGCTGGCTCTCCTAAACAAAATCCGAGAAATTATTGCCCGTTGGTGGTCCGAATTCACCCTCCAGACCCGACTGATGGCAGCCGCCACCCTGGTTGTGTCCCTCATTATGAGTGGACTCACCTTTTGGGCTGTCAATACCATTCAGCAGGATGCCCGAATCAATGACACCCGCTTCGGTCGAGATTTGGGACTGCTGCTGGCAGCCAATGTCGCCCCATTAATTGCTGAAGATAATCGCACAGAAGTGGCCCGCTTTTCTCATCGGTTCTATAGCAGCACCACCAGCGTGCGCTATATGCTCTATGCGGATAAGGAGGGCCAAATCTTCCTGGGAATTCCCTTTTCGGAGTCCGAGGTCCAAAATTCCCTAACCCTGCAACGGAGGATTCAACTTCCCGAGGGCTTTGCCACTACTTATGACTTGCCAATGGTCCGGCAGCATCGTACCCCGGATGGCACCGTCACCGATGTATTTGTCCCCCTGGCGCACGAAAAAGAATATTTGGGTGTCTTGGCGATCGGGATCAACCCCAATCCCACCGTAGTCACCTCCTCCAACCTCACCCGGGATGTCACCATTGCGGTATTTATCTCCATCTGGGTGATGGTCATTTTAGGGGCCGTCTTTAATGCCTTGACCATTACCAAACCGATTAAAGAATTGCTGGTTGGGGTGAAAAACATTGCTACAGGAAACTTCAAGCAGCGGATAGACTTGCCTTTGCAAGGCGAACTCGGGGAATTAATTTGCAGCTTTAATGAAATGGCCGAACGGCTAGAACGGTATGAGGAGCAGAACATTGAAGAACTCACTGCCGAAAAAGCCAAATTAGAAACCCTAGTTTCTACCATCGCTGATGGAGCCGTCTTATTAGACACTTCCTTACAGGTAATTTTAGTCAACCCCACCGCAAGGCGGATTTTCGGCTGGGAAGGCAAAAACCTGATTTCTCAAAATATCCTGGATTTGCTCCCTGCCGCAGTCAGTGCCGAGTTGACTCAACCCCTGTATGAAATGGCCGCAGGGGATTCCCTGCGAGAGCTTTCCTCCTCCAATGACGGGGATGGGGATATTTCCGGCAACGGCTATGCGTCCCGAGAGAGTGGGGAGTTTCGCCTCACCCTGAGCGAACCGACAAAACGCACCGTGCGAATTTTACTGAGTACCGTGCTGCTGCATAAAGCCCCCGGAGGCGATCCCCTCTGCAAGAGTTGCATCTACCATCACGAAGATACCTGTACCGCCCCGGAACGGCCCTACGCCACGGAATGCACCCTCTATCATGATGACTCGGTTTCCTCGGCGACGGCGCAATATCGCGAGAGTCTCAAAGGCATTGCCATGACGGTTCAAGATATTACCCGAGAGGTCAAGCTGAATGAAGCCAAGAGTCAGTTTATTAGCAATGTCTCCCATGAACTGAGAACGCCGTTATTTAATATCAAGTCCTTTATCGAAACCCTCCATGAATATGGGGAAGAACTCACCCAGGAGGAGCGTCAGGAATTTTTAGAAACCGCCAACCGGGAAACCGATCGCCTCACCCGCTTGGTTAACGATGTCCTGGATCTCTCCCGTCTGGAATCCAGCCGGACCTATCAGTTTGAAGCGGTAGAAATTGCTCAACCTGTGGAGCAAACCCTGCGAACCTATCAGCTCAATGCCAAAGATAAAAATATTGACCTGATTCAAGAAGTTGATCCCGAATTGCCCGCAGTGGTGGCTAACTATGATTTGCTCCTACAAGTGTTTGCCAATTTGGTGGGAAATGCCCTGAAGTTCACCGAACCCGGGGGAAGAATTGCGATTCGCGCCTATTTGTTGGAAACCGAAGAGGATAATTCCTGGCGCTCTAATCCACAATGTCCTCTCCCGAACCAGCAGCAGAAACCCAATGTGCCGATGGTGCGGATTGAAGTGGGGGATACGGGGATCGGGATTGCTGCAGAAGACCAAGTAGCGATTTTCGATCGCTTCTTCCGGGTGGAAAACCGAGTTCATACCTTGGAAGGGACAGGGTTAGGTCTTTCCATTGTCCGCAATATTATGGAAAAACATCATGCCCAAATGCATTTAGTCAGTGAAGTGGGGGTGGGAACCACGTTCTGGTTCGATTTGGCGGTGTACCCGGAAAAAAAGCATCGGGTGGAAAAGACCCAGGACCAGGCGATCGCCCCGGCTTTGGATGAGGCCCCTAATTCCCATCCCACCCCGGTGAGTTAA
- a CDS encoding sensor histidine kinase, with amino-acid sequence MQLQEPYKVLETRQPRGIVDPSQIGNVGNSSPNLLDQLKTNIRRLSIKQKIGYGYGLTISIALLGTGLGLVVGDRYHNKAKQQLVHAYEQQRILTRLQYEVVTARSHQQGLVSSADQSLWSESKSRSFLTQNQKVENLLNDLQEVVKTNEKSLVTVDESQMQKLWEIQEVAEKSSQDLLQLQTLNPNLGSDLVTRLTDSERERVLAQISQVEFALETLYQELDQTLDAAQAQENAAKETFTKAESLRWKIAVFSMILSVAIAAMLASYTSRAIARPIEWVTQVALRTTEQSNYRLRAPILTEDEAGLLATSLNQLISRVEEQLQEIQQAQTQLIQTEKMSSLGQLVAGIAHEINNPINFITGNIEHSNHYIQDILEIVKLYQKEHPNPSPELQELIEDVDLEFVIADLTKMLSSMSMGSERIRQIVLSLRNFSRLDESEKKRVDIHEGIDSTLLLCNHRLHPNIEVITRYDELQPIECYPAQLNQVFMHLISNAIDALESKPNKESNPLQSHRQIVIQTQKLNERTIQVKISDNGLGMDEAIRSKIFDPFYTTKPPGKGTGLGLSIVYRVVEKHGGKIEVSSQPGRGTEFRITLPIEPLAHPLSIQHTRPSVPILNAI; translated from the coding sequence ATGCAGCTTCAAGAGCCTTACAAGGTCCTAGAGACCCGACAACCGAGAGGGATTGTGGATCCATCACAGATTGGCAATGTGGGGAACTCCTCTCCAAATCTCCTCGATCAGCTCAAAACCAACATTCGCCGCTTAAGTATTAAGCAAAAAATCGGCTATGGTTATGGACTGACAATTTCGATCGCGTTATTGGGAACGGGTCTGGGGTTAGTAGTAGGCGATCGCTATCACAACAAAGCCAAACAACAACTGGTTCATGCCTACGAGCAACAGCGGATCCTCACCCGTTTGCAATATGAGGTGGTCACCGCGCGATCGCATCAACAAGGTTTAGTTTCCAGTGCGGATCAGTCCCTCTGGAGTGAATCTAAAAGCCGTAGCTTTCTGACCCAAAATCAGAAAGTTGAAAATCTGTTAAACGATTTGCAAGAGGTGGTTAAAACCAATGAGAAGAGTTTAGTCACCGTTGATGAATCCCAAATGCAAAAATTATGGGAGATTCAAGAAGTTGCTGAAAAATCTTCTCAAGACTTGCTGCAGTTACAGACCTTGAATCCTAATTTGGGCTCCGATTTAGTGACTCGTCTCACTGATTCGGAAAGAGAGAGAGTTTTGGCGCAAATTTCCCAAGTGGAATTTGCATTAGAAACCCTTTATCAGGAGTTAGACCAGACCTTAGATGCAGCCCAGGCCCAAGAGAATGCGGCCAAAGAGACCTTTACTAAAGCCGAATCCCTGCGATGGAAAATTGCAGTATTCAGCATGATTTTATCCGTGGCGATCGCCGCGATGTTAGCCTCATACACCAGTCGGGCGATCGCCCGTCCCATTGAATGGGTCACCCAAGTTGCCCTCCGCACCACTGAACAATCCAATTATAGACTCCGCGCCCCCATCCTCACCGAAGATGAAGCCGGTTTACTCGCCACCTCCCTGAATCAACTGATTAGTCGAGTTGAGGAACAACTCCAGGAAATTCAGCAAGCTCAAACCCAGCTCATTCAGACCGAAAAAATGTCCAGTCTGGGACAATTAGTCGCTGGAATTGCCCACGAAATCAATAATCCCATCAACTTTATCACCGGCAATATCGAGCATAGCAATCATTACATCCAAGACATCCTCGAAATCGTCAAACTGTATCAAAAAGAGCATCCCAATCCGTCCCCGGAACTACAGGAACTCATTGAAGATGTAGATTTAGAATTCGTCATCGCCGACTTGACCAAAATGCTCTCCTCCATGAGCATGGGTTCCGAGCGAATACGGCAGATTGTCCTTTCTCTGCGTAACTTTTCGCGCCTGGACGAATCCGAGAAAAAACGAGTCGATATTCACGAAGGAATCGACAGTACCCTGTTGCTCTGTAACCATCGCCTGCACCCGAACATTGAAGTGATTACCCGCTATGATGAATTGCAGCCAATCGAGTGTTATCCGGCGCAACTCAACCAAGTGTTTATGCACTTGATTTCCAATGCGATCGATGCCTTAGAAAGCAAACCGAATAAAGAGTCAAACCCCCTTCAGTCCCATCGCCAAATCGTCATTCAAACCCAGAAGCTCAATGAAAGAACCATCCAGGTTAAAATCTCGGATAATGGTCTGGGAATGGATGAGGCAATCCGCAGCAAAATATTCGACCCATTTTACACGACGAAACCCCCCGGAAAAGGGACAGGTTTGGGATTATCGATTGTTTACCGCGTGGTAGAAAAACATGGAGGTAAAATCGAGGTGAGTTCACAACCCGGAAGAGGGACAGAATTTAGGATCACCCTTCCCATTGAACCGTTAGCTCATCCTTTATCCATCCAGCACACTCGACCTTCTGTCCCCATTTTAAATGCCATCTAA
- a CDS encoding AAA family ATPase, producing MQPPLICHFLIGIPGCGKSSFATMLTKLTEGRIVSTDGIRKSLYGDERIQGNWEAIEQEAIAQIQAAIAAGDSVIYDATNAKRGWRMSLLWKLRQFQVPWMGWQLVTPLATSKRWNQTRSRQVPEGVLESMSRSLHQFPPLLAEGFAALYRVNPEQGVQEADIQRKIQRLRDRHPGEPRQSFSQPRYHQYSQLQDFDRLMHLISLILRYPGIGNLQNTAPSVLETLFDPLPQFTSAIEEVSAIMGKLAGELYADSVALASDLEWLEGNHLIGTGGFWNGNTPEIQVEPLENLAVSPHPYSAISPFKRLLATIRLIIHHPVFREPGTANFQALAIALHQQGIIPQTGDNYLRKDMERVLNPYKILSDLPLKPGYFAGTAIFSPTELKQIYWLLQSQECYLSDPLARSISHQLKDRMGLMELNGQGSDAYSIREIAHYNARDFPFIPRIEAAIAQGTLLEFKRIPGFKDLSKTTEHFFLAWPLKIIFYAGSWYLGYECEGGKEPGLFRLERLDRLRVNQEMETSRSAEIQEQSGRQLETLYQESAGVFLGTSTTQQRRFLSSNPENRKQVELIVELWFTDKSFRFIREETKHLPSHKITISEPFFFQEDDKISSIYLTPSPDPDFPNRLQIKVPKWSLNDVTFLRWIVGFDGNLKIHTPPELVKKIKKIGQEIVRVYSRKLS from the coding sequence ATGCAACCGCCGCTAATCTGCCACTTTTTGATTGGGATCCCTGGTTGTGGCAAATCTAGCTTTGCCACAATGCTGACAAAACTTACGGAGGGACGGATCGTTTCGACGGATGGGATCCGCAAATCCCTCTATGGGGATGAACGGATCCAGGGAAACTGGGAAGCGATTGAACAAGAGGCGATCGCGCAGATTCAAGCTGCGATCGCGGCAGGAGACAGCGTAATCTATGATGCCACCAATGCTAAACGGGGATGGCGGATGAGTTTGCTGTGGAAATTGCGGCAGTTTCAGGTTCCGTGGATGGGGTGGCAGTTGGTGACGCCTTTGGCAACCAGCAAGCGATGGAACCAAACTCGCAGTCGCCAGGTGCCCGAGGGAGTCCTTGAGTCCATGTCGCGATCGCTGCATCAGTTTCCTCCTCTGCTGGCAGAAGGGTTTGCCGCATTGTATCGAGTCAACCCAGAACAAGGGGTCCAGGAGGCAGATATCCAAAGAAAAATCCAACGCCTGCGCGATCGCCACCCCGGAGAACCCCGACAGTCCTTTTCTCAACCTCGGTACCATCAATATTCCCAGTTGCAGGATTTTGATCGCCTCATGCACTTAATTTCCCTGATTTTGCGCTATCCGGGAATCGGCAACCTGCAAAACACCGCGCCATCGGTTTTAGAAACCCTCTTTGACCCCCTGCCCCAATTTACCAGCGCCATTGAAGAAGTTAGCGCCATCATGGGAAAATTAGCCGGAGAACTCTATGCAGACTCCGTTGCCTTGGCATCGGATCTGGAATGGTTGGAAGGGAATCATCTGATTGGAACCGGCGGATTTTGGAATGGTAATACTCCAGAAATTCAAGTAGAACCCCTGGAAAATTTGGCCGTCTCCCCCCATCCTTACTCGGCGATCTCACCGTTTAAACGACTGCTTGCAACCATTCGCTTGATCATCCATCACCCCGTTTTTCGAGAACCGGGAACCGCGAATTTTCAGGCATTGGCGATCGCACTTCACCAACAGGGAATTATTCCTCAAACCGGAGACAACTACCTCCGAAAAGATATGGAGCGCGTCTTAAACCCCTATAAAATTTTATCAGATTTGCCCTTGAAACCCGGTTATTTTGCAGGAACAGCGATTTTTTCACCCACGGAGTTAAAGCAAATCTATTGGTTGCTACAGTCTCAGGAATGCTATCTCAGCGACCCCCTCGCCCGCTCCATTTCCCACCAGTTAAAAGACCGCATGGGACTGATGGAGTTAAATGGTCAGGGTTCTGATGCTTATTCCATCCGGGAAATCGCCCATTATAACGCCCGGGACTTTCCCTTTATTCCCCGAATCGAGGCGGCGATCGCCCAGGGAACCTTACTAGAATTTAAACGCATTCCCGGATTTAAAGACTTATCCAAAACGACCGAACATTTCTTTTTAGCTTGGCCATTAAAAATTATATTTTATGCCGGTTCCTGGTATCTCGGCTATGAATGTGAAGGCGGCAAAGAACCCGGATTATTTCGTTTAGAACGATTGGACCGCTTGCGAGTCAATCAAGAAATGGAAACCTCCCGCAGTGCCGAAATTCAGGAACAATCGGGACGACAATTAGAAACCCTTTACCAAGAAAGTGCTGGCGTATTTTTAGGAACCAGTACCACTCAGCAGCGCCGTTTCCTCAGTTCCAATCCCGAAAACCGCAAGCAAGTCGAGTTAATCGTGGAATTATGGTTTACAGATAAATCTTTTCGGTTTATTCGAGAAGAAACCAAGCATTTACCTAGCCATAAAATCACCATTTCCGAACCCTTCTTTTTTCAGGAAGACGATAAAATTTCGTCCATTTACTTAACTCCCTCCCCTGACCCCGATTTTCCCAATCGCCTCCAAATCAAGGTCCCCAAATGGTCATTAAATGATGTAACTTTTTTACGCTGGATTGTGGGATTTGATGGCAATCTGAAGATTCACACTCCGCCAGAATTAGTCAAGAAAATTAAAAAAATTGGTCAGGAAATTGTGAGGGTTTATAGTCGGAAATTATCATAA